The Kaistia defluvii DNA window GCTGATTCCGTCATTCGCTTGGAATGAGGGACTGCACTTCAGCCCGGCTTTCGAGAACCAAACGCGCCCTCGATCGTTTGGCCGGGGAAGAGGACGGGAATACTGAAAGCAACCCGGTTCACGGCCGCTCGATCCGCTTTTGCATCTGCCCCTAACTCAAGAATAGCTATTTTCAGCTTTGCTCCGCCTCCCGCACCAACAGAAGTGGTGACAGCCATGTCGAAAGAAAGCGCACCCTTATATTCACTCCATAGCCCCGGCTCATTGGGGATAGGATTGAGTTTCATTTTGCTGCCGCTCACTTCAAGGCGGGCAATGGCGTCCGTTATGCCCTCGCTCACCTGAATTATCGCCTCGGCAATGAAGTCCTTGAGTTCTGCCATACCCGCCCCATCGTCTTGATTAGCGCCAGTCGGCGCCCCGCTAAGATGTATCGTCATTCCTTGGCGCCGCACCAGTGGACGATCCACCTGTTTCGGTGCGCTTGGCTTTCTCTCACCTTTGAGGAAAAGTCCGAGTAACGCGGCGCGCCTCGGAGGGACCATGTGCGGACGCTTCAGCCAGTATTTCACCTGGGCGGAGATACACGCCTTTTCATCGCTGCTACCGGCCGCACCGCCTTCGAACCTTGAGCCGCGGTGGACCATCTCCCCTACGCAGCAGGTTGGCGTGATCCGCTCGACGGAGAGTGGCGCCTGGAGCTATTCCGACATGCGTTGGGGGTTGTGGTGCCGTCTTGGTGGTCGAAGCCGCTCAAGGACGTCCCTGCGACGTTCAACGCCCGCGCCGAGACTGTCGCCGAAAAGCCCATGTTCCGATCCGCCTTCAAACAGCGCCGCTGCCTGATACCGGCATCCGGTTTCTTCGAGTGGACGGGCGACAAGGGCAGCAAGCAGCCGTGGTTCATCTCGGCGAAGGAAGGGCAGCCCATGACGTTCGCGGGCCTCTGGGAGACATGGAAAGACCGCGCGACGGGCGAGGTAATGGATAGCTGCACGATGATTGTGCTGGGCGCTAACCAGTTCATGGGCGAGGTCC harbors:
- a CDS encoding SOS response-associated peptidase, with the translated sequence MPSWWSKPLKDVPATFNARAETVAEKPMFRSAFKQRRCLIPASGFFEWTGDKGSKQPWFISAKEGQPMTFAGLWETWKDRATGEVMDSCTMIVLGANQFMGEVHDRMPAVIQPHDRQTWLDFPSGELLQPAPEDHLQMWKVTPAMNSSRYHEADAIVRIE
- a CDS encoding trypco2 family protein yields the protein MAELKDFIAEAIIQVSEGITDAIARLEVSGSKMKLNPIPNEPGLWSEYKGALSFDMAVTTSVGAGGGAKLKIAILELGADAKADRAAVNRVAFSIPVLFPGQTIEGAFGSRKPG
- a CDS encoding SOS response-associated peptidase family protein, which translates into the protein MCGRFSQYFTWAEIHAFSSLLPAAPPSNLEPRWTISPTQQVGVIRSTESGAWSYSDMRWGLWCRLGGRSRSRTSLRRSTPAPRLSPKSPCSDPPSNSAAA